TTTCTTGCATCATTAAAATTGTGGACTAGGATTTAGATAGGCTGTAAAAATTCAGGCAATTTTTTGGGAACAAGTTTAGCTGAAGGGAGGGAGCGGAGGGAGAGAAAAGCTGAGGAGGAATAGGAgaggccttttttttcttttaagtgagagTTTACCAGCTCATGGGAGGAATCTGGTTCCATGGGAAGGGCCAAGCATACCGGGGAAAGGAAATACTTTATAGCATGAGATTCCTGAGGCTGAAGAAGGGACCACGTTCTTTACTATTGGAAAGACAGAGCCAAGGACTGGTATAAATCCAGTTTAGTTTGTAACGTTTGGTGGCTAAAATATGAAGGGATATGCATctgatggcttctattttcttgGTGAAGTAGGAGCAAAAGTCATCTTTCCAGAGGGGAGGGTTAGTTAAAAGTTTGAGTGGGCAAAGTTTGCAGGGTCACTAAAGTGGGCAGAAAGTGAGCTGACAAGCGAAAAGTTTCAAACTGCTGGGCAggatggagggggcaggagaggctcTGGCTTCTAGGTGCAGAGGGTCCTGTTGCTCTGACTCTAACCTTTCTCCAGCTGTGCTCAGCTGCCCTggagcaggaggcagaagagggaTGATCGGGGTCATCTGGGGCTGGGATTATACCAGAGAATAACTGCTCAGAatctcttcatgtattttgaaaacacACATCTTATGTAGCTCTTCTCCAAATTAAacaaatctttgtttttaaattttatgatgtcAATTTTCTCATCCCTTTGATAAATATCTTTACCTTCTCTGGCTCTTTTCTAGGTTTCCCTTCCAGGTTTACAAATTAGAAAGGCAGTACGGTACATGATTAAGACAGGACTTCTGGCACCAACCTGCTAGGTACGAATCTTACGTCTAGCACTTAGTtcctgtgtgactttaggcaaactGCATAGCacctctgtgcctgttttctcatctgtaaaatggagggaGTGATGATAATAGTACCCCCTGTACTGCGATTTCTACCTTTCAGTAGCCTTAGCACCCAGGAAGTTGCCCTCTATAGAGCAGTAAAAACAGTAGATGAGGattatgatggtgatgatgacgatgataatgatgtagatgatgatgatggtggtggtggtggtgatgctgatgatgacGGTGGCAGTACCACAACTTCTTATCCTTAGTTTCCCTATCCATTGACCTTTGTGGGGGCaacagagggcagagaagggaagatAGGGTTCTGAGTCCAGAAAGACtgaggttcaaatcctagttctagCACTGACTAGTTGTATAgcctcaaattaaaaaacaaacactgcaAATTGTTCAGTAACTTATTAGcacttttccctctttcccctctcaTTCTTGCCAACCATAACTCTTAGAGGCACTAACAGAATGGTCTCTTCCCCAAGCCATCCCTTTCCTAAAACTGCCTACTGCTACCTACCAAGAGTTAGGGTAGGAATTTATTTTCTGCCTTAAAGTCCTTCATGCCACCATCTTCTTGTTTCCAGTCTCTCAGGATTTCTCTTCACTCACCAGGGAGGTTCATTCCATGCcatgtttatttattaaacagCTTCCTGCAATCTTTCTTTACAGGCAATACCCTATTTTGCAATATGCTCGCCTCCTTCCCCTaagatctctctttctctgccttttttcacAGTTGCCAAATTCCTATTCTATGACACCTTTCACCACTGGAAAactttatctttctctctaaaTTCCAGACATGACTTCCATTTTCTCACAATGCCAAAAAAATCACAACTTTTTTGCCTTTAACAGGCAAATACTTCAGCTATCTGTTCAATGTTCATTGAGCTGCATTGTCTGTACATGTTTTATAATAAGCACTACCAAGAGGAGATTACCTCAGCTACTTTGTACCACAGGGAGTGTAATGATATATACAGATAATTTATTAACTTCTGATTGTGATAATGCTTGGAGGaggggaaaaattaaaacatctctAGCTCTGACATGAATCATATATTTCCATCTTTCCTTACAAAATAATGACATACACCCACtattacacaaaaattaaggTACAATAAACATCTTCAAATACTTTACAAGAAAAAGGTGACTATTTCACATTGAATCTTTATATGATGGCTGATATAATTTCATATCTAGGTtaaagtatttattcatttaaggCTGTGAAAAATTGAAGACAAGAGGGgcaagatggaggaaaggaaagaaagaggaagaaaacacaaaaacatctTATAAAATTCTGAGCAAATGATTCTGTGTACAGTGGGATTTAATGTGAgaaatttcacacacacaaatcctaACTCgtgcttttaaatgttttttaaaaagcatctttgTTTTGCACATTTCTGAAGATATTTCCAGCTTGATCGAAGCACCTCTCTCACTTTATGCTTAGGTCATTAATACCTTATTACATATAATCCCACCCCATTCTCTCTTTCCAATAAACACTACATTATTTTAGGCAAGTCATGTCCATAAAGCAACAatccattgttttaaaaaaacaaatgtaccCAAATTTCCAAATGCAGGAGAGGATAATCCTCTTGGAAAGCTCTATGCTTATTCCAAGAATGCAGCcacttctcaaaatatttctagaattccTCTTTAGAATCATCTTTAGTATTTAAAAACCACATAGGAAAGCCAATCTTCTTACTTTATAGAGCtctcattttttatatataaaaaagtggCATTACTCACCTGAGTCAATCAACTTGACTTCAAATTACATTTTTGGCCGTGTCCAAAAATCAGCTTACCTCAAAAGACGAAGACTTTCTACTACGAaagctctctttttaaaaaatctgaaagcatTCTGCGAGTGGCATCCCAGATCATTAGAAACAGAGCAGCCGGTTAGAGTAAGAGCAAAGCCTCAAAGCTCCCTAGGCAGATAATTTTGGGGGTAAGATGAGGGACATTTTTAAGTATAATCTTGGAATACTTTTCTAAACAGCCACATTTCTTTCCATTCATACTTCTATTTGCCTTTCAGATGGCTGAGTTTTATAGCAGTAAGCCACCTTTTCAAAAtcctaaaatgtctttaaatggGATATGAGTTTTAAATTTCCCACAAAGCTtattgtgggggagggggcgggccaCCAAGGCTTGTAAGGCCAGGAATCACCCCCTTCCAGCCTAAGCACCCACAGCACGTGTCGGAGGGGCAAGTTCTGGAAATCTGAAGTTTTGCTGAATGCTGGTGATTTAGAGGGGCTTCAAGCAATTCTCAGGGTCTCCATTCTTTCCTAAAACACTATGTACAGTGTATTTGAACAAGTACAGGTtgcattcaaataatttttttttgtttgtttcacagtGTGATTCCAGTAGTATGAGCTTTTCAgtaattgtgatttttatttttgtcatttttggcACTTACAGTTCACAACGCATGGTTGTGTGGttcaatattgttttaatttttgcatctTACAGTCCTTTTGGCACTTTTGAAGATGCAGACATTGTCCTGTATGTTGTTAGAGGAAGTGGCAAGCCTCCGCCTTTGTCTCTTTTTTAGGTGTTTGGCTTTATGAAATACACGATTCTCCGCGGAATTCGGTGTCATTAAACAAAGCGGGTGAAAATTTGCCTTCACAAGCGGGGCATTCCAACTCTTCTCAGAGGCTGGTATCCACGGCTTCGGATTTAGTCTGTTTGGCCACTGCTGTTACAGGCTCTGGCGGCCCCTCCCGGCAGAAAAGCACAACTGGATTTTTGCGAGCCCACATGGCCACGTCCCCTCCGCCCCCGCTGGCCGGGTTGGAAGAGGACATCCTGCTGCCGGCCCCCAGCCGGTTGGCATAGCGGTTTCGAAGGCGATTGCGGCTTCTGGCTTGCAGACCCGAGCCCTGGTTGGGCAGGAAAACGTCCACATTCCTAGTCCGGTAGCCCTCTTCCCGGTTGCGCCCTAGGAGCATCGAAATGTTGGGGTTGCGGATGGCATAGATGACAGGGTTGATGGCCCCATTGGCCCAGGTCAGCCAGACAGCCACCACGTTGAGGAGCGAGGGGGCCTGCGCGGCCTGGGCCTGCCGGGCTGCGGCCAGCAGCACCAAGAAGCAGTAGGGCCCCCAGCAGCAGATGACGAAGACGATCATGACGAGCACGGTGGTGGCCGTGCGCACCTCGCTGAAGAAGCGCAGCACGCGCGCGTAGGTGGTCACGGGCCGCACGCGCACGTCCGACAGGCGCACGGTCTTGCAGATGTGGTAGTGGCAGAAGCACATGAGCAGGAAGGGCAGCAGGTAGCAGGCCACCACCAGCCCCACGCTGTAGGCCGCGCCCAGCTGCGTAGGGTCCGGGAAGGTCCGGTACAGGCAGCCGTGGAAGCTCTGCGCCGCCGGCGGCTCCCGGGGCGCGCGGAGCAGCTCCCAGGGCAGGGAGAAGCCCAGCGCCGCCAGCCAGGCGCCCGCCAGCAGCTGCAGCGCGCGGCGGCGCCCGATCTTCTCCCGGGGCGGCCGCACGATGGCGCAGTAGCGGTCCAGCGAGATGAGGGCCACGCTGAGCGTGGACACGATGCCGAAGCACGAGCTGAAGAAGCGGCTGGCCGCGCAGAAGCCGCGCCAGGGCCccgcggcagcggcggcggcgggcgccgAGCCCCCGGGCGGCGAGAAGAGGTCCAGGAAGGCgacgggcaggcagagcagcgCCGTGAGCAGGTCCgacagggacagggacaggaTGAAGGCGTTGGTGACGGTGCGGAGCTGCCGGTGCTTCACGATCACCCCCATCACGGCGCAGTTGCCCAGACTAGACAGCAGGAAGATGAGCAGGAGGACGAGCGCCTGGGCCGCCACCGCCGCCCCATGCGACAGCAGCGGCGCCGCCTCGGGGCCCAGCGGGGgcctccccgccgccgccgccgcccccgccccgtgCCCTCCGGGGCCGCCGCCAGCCGGGGCGCCAACGCTGCCGGCCCCGCTCCCGTCGCTCTGGTTCCCCAGCGCCGCGGCCGCCGCGGTCGCCACGGTGCTGAAGGAGAGCACGGCCGCCGCCGGCGCCGTGGACGAAGAGCCACCAGGGCCGCcggccggggagggggcgccgGGGGCTGGGCTGCCCGGCCAGGCCGGGCTCAccggcgggcggggcggcggcggctcctCCATCAGGCCCCGCCGCGGCGGCGGGTCTGCTCATCCCGCTCCGGGGGTGGCCGCCAGCTGCAGGGGCTCAGGCCGGGCGAGGGCGCTGCTGGCAGTCGGGCTCGCCGGAGCGGGTGGCCGTAGCCTGGGACCCCGCGAAGCCTTTGACGTGGGTTCCAGGCGTTGCCGAGGGAACCGCGTGTTTACGCAGGAGCGCGGGGCGGGACGCCCGGACAGCGCCCTCGCCTCTGCCCCAGGTCACCCAGCCCGGGGCTGCGCTTCGGGGAGGCCTCCTCCGTGACCCGCACCGGCCCCAGAGCGGGGCGGGGCTCCCGCGCAGAAAGGCCCGCCTGCCCCGGGTGCGCACGCTCGAGAGCTCGCTTGTTGGACGCAACGGCCCTACGGGAGGCCTTTGTGGGGGGCGCTTTGCTCGCTGTGGGTGTTACTGGCATATGCAGGTAGGAAAGGAATCTAGACCCTGAAGTGAAAAATAGTCTAAATTTCGATAGCTTAAGCTTGAGGGGCAGAATAATTTAAACCAGGTGTTCGCAAACTTGAGCGTGCAACAGAGTCACCTAGGGCCTTGTTAAAACACAAGTGACTGGGCCCAACCCCGGAGTTTCAGGTCTGGGGGCCTGTCGGAGAATCTGCCTCTCTAACAAGTTCGCAGGTGGTGATGATGTTGCTGGTCCGAGGACCACACTGAGAGCCGCTGCTGTGGGcttgttaaaaggcagattcaCTGGCCCACTCCCAGGATTACTGAGGGTGGGCCCATGAATCTAAACCCAataggtgattctgatacaggtGCTCTGAGGAGCTGGATATGCATCTTGGAGGCAGGACGTCACCTTGTTTTCAAGGGCCAAGACCTCAGGACCATAATTGGCTCACCTATGTGTGTAGGGGGAGAAGGCTGCTGGCAGCCTTCATTAATTCTCTGGAACGTAGTGTATTTTGAGTCTAAGGTGCTGCCAGCCAGGCAGATGCAGCTCCAGGTATCCGGCTGGAATCTACTAGAACAGGAAGGGCCTGGCTGTCCAGGGAAGCTGCATCTCAAGTTTCTGGGCATGGCCTCTAATGGAAGAAAGTGTGATAAACCCTCAGGTTCTCTAAAGCAGTGGTTTGCATACCGTGGGCCCTGGACCAACAGGATCAGCATGACCTGGGAACTTGTAGacatgcagattctcaggcccttCCCCAAATCTACTGAATctgaaactctgggggtggggcccagccatatgccctgcaagtgattctgatgcacagtcaAGTGTGGGAAACACTGCTCTAAAGAATGACTAGTACACTCGCAGGTCTTAGAGTCAATGATATTAGTGGTTGGGTGCTTATTTCAACTGAGGAAAAGCATCCTACCGGACATTTACAGCATAAATAGAAGTTCATTTAACTTAGTGATAAACTAAGCACTATAACATTTTGAGCCAGATAAATCTTTCCTGTGGGGGCTACCCTATGCATTGTGGAtggttagcagcatccctagGCATTGTGGGAtggttagcagcatccctagcctcTACCCACGAGATGCCAGTGGtgacaatgaaaaatgtctccagaggttgccaaatgtccctgggggTAGGAGTGGGAAACAACctcagctgagaaccactgaattaaGACAAAAACATATAGTAGattaatttatttagcaaatcttcctcatgcTAGATTttcagaaacaacaaaaacaacagaggATTCCAGCTCAAAGAACCTTACAGTTTTAGGCAAACACAAATATATTGCAATGTCATAAGTgttgttaaaaaatattgaatgaaattCTATGGAGGTAACTAACTTTTCCTAGGGTAGCTGATGAAGATTTCTCACAAGAGCTGACATTGGActctccaaaaaaagaagaaaaggaaggatattTGTTGCATGTGCAAAGTCTAAAGGTTAGCATCTAAGTACTTGACTCTCTTGTATCGGTGAGAAGTGTCTGTATTCTACGGTACAGGGTAGGGAGTGAAGAGGGAAATAAATGGTAAAAGTTGATTGGGGCTCTCTCAGAGAGGACTGGCATGCTGTGTTATGGAGATTGAACTTCGTCAGGGG
Above is a window of Equus przewalskii isolate Varuska chromosome 25, EquPr2, whole genome shotgun sequence DNA encoding:
- the GPR135 gene encoding G-protein coupled receptor 135, yielding MEEPPPPRPPVSPAWPGSPAPGAPSPAGGPGGSSSTAPAAAVLSFSTVATAAAAALGNQSDGSGAGSVGAPAGGGPGGHGAGAAAAAGRPPLGPEAAPLLSHGAAVAAQALVLLLIFLLSSLGNCAVMGVIVKHRQLRTVTNAFILSLSLSDLLTALLCLPVAFLDLFSPPGGSAPAAAAAAGPWRGFCAASRFFSSCFGIVSTLSVALISLDRYCAIVRPPREKIGRRRALQLLAGAWLAALGFSLPWELLRAPREPPAAQSFHGCLYRTFPDPTQLGAAYSVGLVVACYLLPFLLMCFCHYHICKTVRLSDVRVRPVTTYARVLRFFSEVRTATTVLVMIVFVICCWGPYCFLVLLAAARQAQAAQAPSLLNVVAVWLTWANGAINPVIYAIRNPNISMLLGRNREEGYRTRNVDVFLPNQGSGLQARSRNRLRNRYANRLGAGSRMSSSNPASGGGGDVAMWARKNPVVLFCREGPPEPVTAVAKQTKSEAVDTSL